ATGTCATCGGCATCGGCCGGTACCAGAAACAGCAAGGTAGAATTCCGCTCGATGTGGCGCAGGAATCGATGTCCGAGTCCTTTACCTTCACTCGCCCCTTCGATGATTCCGGGAATATCAGCCATGATGAAGCTGCGGTGATCGCGATACGGTACGATCCCCAGGTTGGGCACCAAGGTCGTGAAGGCGTAATTCGCGATCTTGGGTTTTGCGGCGCTGAGCACCGAAAGCAGGGTCGATTTACCCGCATTGGGGAAGCCGACGAGTCCTACATCGGCCAGTACTTTGAGTTCGAGCACCACCCAAGCCTCTTGACCATCTTCACCCGGCTGAGAAAACCGTGGAGTTTGAAAGGTGGAGCTCTTGAAATGCCAGTTGCCGAGCCCTCCTTTTCCGCCCGGGAGCAAGATTACTTCCTCGCCATCTTCGGTCACCTCGAAAAGCACTTCGCCCGTGTCGGGATCTTTGGCGATCACGCCCAGTGGAACGTCCACGACCTGATCCTTGCCATCGGCTCCCGTAGAGGTACTCTTACCCCCCGGTTTGCCGTGTTCGGCTTTGATGTGTTTTCGGTACTTCAGCGGCAACAAGGTCCAATGCTGGGCGTTTCCGTGCAGGATCACGTGACCTCCACGCCCGCCATCGCCCCCATCCGGTCCGCCTTTGGCGTTGGTTCGGGTACGAAGCAAGTGATGACTTCCCGCGCCTCCTTTACCGGAAGCGAAGAAGATTTTGACGTAATCGACAAAATTAGAATCGGCCATGCTTAAGCTTCGGTCGCCTGCTCAA
This Flavobacteriales bacterium DNA region includes the following protein-coding sequences:
- the obgE gene encoding GTPase ObgE yields the protein MADSNFVDYVKIFFASGKGGAGSHHLLRTRTNAKGGPDGGDGGRGGHVILHGNAQHWTLLPLKYRKHIKAEHGKPGGKSTSTGADGKDQVVDVPLGVIAKDPDTGEVLFEVTEDGEEVILLPGGKGGLGNWHFKSSTFQTPRFSQPGEDGQEAWVVLELKVLADVGLVGFPNAGKSTLLSVLSAAKPKIANYAFTTLVPNLGIVPYRDHRSFIMADIPGIIEGASEGKGLGHRFLRHIERNSTLLFLVPADADDIANEYSILLEELRKYNPELLDKNRILAISKNDMLDDELRAEIRKTLPTDIPHLFISSVAQQGLDQLKDMIWERLHANDHAE